Below is a window of Camelina sativa cultivar DH55 chromosome 11, Cs, whole genome shotgun sequence DNA.
AAGATATATAATCTAAAATCGATAtacattgttttttgtttcatatataatcTTCTAACTTTCTTTTCACGTGGAATGATGTTGGCCATTCATAGCCTAGAAACACTTCAACTTAAAATATTTGCAAAGTATTTATCGACAAAGATAAATGTAGAAGTGGCTATAATTGCGGCCCTTCGTGAAATTGAAGAgacaattaaccaaaaaaaaattgaacaaaacagaaaatacaGAGCAGAGACAGAGACTCTTCACTAGAGagaaaaactaacaaaacagTCCTTAGTTCCTTTACCAATGTTTGGCAGACTTGCAAAATTTTATTGCATATGGAAAACTGAAATTAAGAAACATCATGAATAGTATCTAAAGCCGATACTGAAAACTGTTAAACTTAAAATAGAGATACTGATATTACACTTAAATATCAGACATCGTGTGTCACATATAATATAGGTATATTCCATAAAAGATAGCTTCCTTCCTTGATTATATTCTTGAATCTAAAGCCATGATAGTACTAAGGTTCATGGGGCTCATGTACTCAACCGAACCAGTCATGATTTGTTGGACGATGAGTCGGGTGGCTTTCTCGGTCGGGTGGAAAGGGTCCCAGAAAGCATACGCGTTGCGGTCAGGGCATAGGCTCGATAATGGGGTGCAAATGCCTCGACCGTTGTATGCTCCTTGCCCGCAACACGCTACCTTTGACGTCACGAAACCTATGAAAATGCACAAAATTAGGTCTAAAAGTGATTCAGGACAAACATATACCAATTGAAGGAGTGTACTCACCAAATCTTTGGGGATTATTGATGAAATCCGCATTCATCTCAAAGGCATTAGCCCCAATGAAAACATCAGAACCAATCTCACGGTTAAGTCCCTGAAGCATTTGAACCAAAAGCGGATTGAAGATTGCTGCAGCCTGTTGGGCCTCGGGTGCGCATTCTCCATTCACACTTCCGGATGAGGCAAGCTCAGCTGGTACACAACCCAACGGTCCTGTTCCTGTCACCATCACCCTTCTTGCTCCCAACTCGTACAGCCTCTGTATCATAAGAGTCAAAAGCATAAAAAAATGACACCAAACAAACCTAAACCTGTAGCGTGTAACTCAAGAAAGGATACCACAAGGATTTTCTTGTACTCGGAGATGAGAAGCTGGCTAAATTCCTCCAGAGATGATTGGCGTCTTCTAGAAGAGAGGGGGAAGAAGTAGTTGTTGACGAAATCATTGCCTCCGAGAGTCATGAGGACAAGAGCCCCGTTTACAAGCTGTTGTGTTTTGTCTGAACCTATAatctcactcactctctcttgaTACTCTTGGAACAGCTCGAATTGCCTACCGATCCTTAGTATGTTCAACTTCATTAATAAATCCAcaccaacaaaagaaagattagATTATAGGATCCAACAATTAAGCATTTTATTCAACTCAAAAcaagatatatttaaaaatgaaaatttacaAGTTTGGAGTTTAATCAACGTACTAAATTAAACGCTATAAAATGACTTACAAATTGAACTCCGGTGTCGTTAAGTATCCCAATGCCGGCAGAGGCAAAGTTAGCTCCGATCAATAGCTTCTCTCCGGTGAGCTCAGGGCTAAGAATTGGTAATGTAGGCTCAGATCCAATTTGTTCACCTAAATCCCCATGCAAAATCACTTTTAATAACCCCCcgcccccaaaaaaaaatattgaaataaaatgaaaagaattgAACACGGCGTCTTACTGATAATGTCAGGAAGGTTCAAGCCATTGGAGAAACGACCGGTTGGTCGACCTGTCGGATAATCTATTCCGTAGGGAGGAGAATCGGCACGAGCGGTGGTGACTAAGTAATTGTTGTTACCACTGTCCACGAGTGAGTCGCCAAACACGAAGAACGCTCTAGCCGCATTTGTTTGTTGCGGCATAAGAATAAGCGTGGCGGCTATAAAAATCGATGTTAGGAGAAAGGTGGACAT
It encodes the following:
- the LOC104721991 gene encoding GDSL esterase/lipase At4g28780; translation: MSTFLLTSIFIAATLILMPQQTNAARAFFVFGDSLVDSGNNNYLVTTARADSPPYGIDYPTGRPTGRFSNGLNLPDIISEQIGSEPTLPILSPELTGEKLLIGANFASAGIGILNDTGVQFLNILRIGRQFELFQEYQERVSEIIGSDKTQQLVNGALVLMTLGGNDFVNNYFFPLSSRRRQSSLEEFSQLLISEYKKILVRLYELGARRVMVTGTGPLGCVPAELASSGSVNGECAPEAQQAAAIFNPLLVQMLQGLNREIGSDVFIGANAFEMNADFINNPQRFGFVTSKVACCGQGAYNGRGICTPLSSLCPDRNAYAFWDPFHPTEKATRLIVQQIMTGSVEYMSPMNLSTIMALDSRI